A region of Argentina anserina chromosome 5, drPotAnse1.1, whole genome shotgun sequence DNA encodes the following proteins:
- the LOC126794424 gene encoding uncharacterized protein LOC126794424 isoform X1, with the protein MAKGSRGRRRFASRQYRSAPYTLRSNQDIFEDLYPKKFSKNLEKKDWEDATCSVCMEYPHNAVLLLCSSHDKGCRPYMCGTSFRHSNCLDQYEKAYTKIVSCDHAQSLHGSATNPIVVPDSGLPVEKCEVTELACPLCRGQVKGWTVLEPAREYLDAKQRSCMQENCSFVGNYKELRKHVKTDHPSARPREVDPIVEQKWRSLEREREQDDVISTIQSSMPGAVFFGDYVIEGNSYGFDSDEEDGGFDADAAGRNAGLGLGLDVVLLWHAFGSSRRMRQHERAFHQASDGSVGIRHTTPIGGLNSSDEDDDNESNGDDDGGMSLVSRLRRHGRVLLGRSGRRRRRREANSEEQ; encoded by the coding sequence ATGGCAAAAGGTAGCAGGGGACGACGCAGGTTTGCTTCCCGACAGTACAGGTCAGCTCCATACACATTGCGCTCTAATCAAGATATCTTTGAGGATCTTTACCCTAAGAAATTCTCCAAAAATTTGGAGAAAAAGGACTGGGAAGATGCAACATGTTCTGTGTGCATGGAATACCCTCACAATGCTGTTCTTCTGCTATGCTCCTCTCATGACAAAGGCTGTCGTCCTTACATGTGTGGAACTAGTTTTCGACATTCCAACTGTCTTGACCAGTACGAGAAAGCTTATACAAAAATAGTGTCATGTGATCATGCACAATCATTGCATGGCTCTGCTACTAATCCGATTGTGGTCCCAGATTCTGGGTTGCCAGTTGAGAAATGTGAAGTCACAGAGCTTGCATGCCCCCTCTGTAGGGGCCAGGTGAAAGGCTGGACTGTTCTTGAGCCAGCACGAGAATATCTGGATGCAAAACAGAGAAGCTGCATGCAAGAAAACTGCTCATTTGTTGGAAACTACAAGGAGCTTAGGAAGCACGTTAAGACTGATCACCCGTCAGCCCGGCCACGGGAAGTGGATCCTATAGTTGAACAGAAATGGAGAAGCCTTGAACGTGAGCGGGAACAGGATGATGTGATAAGCACAATCCAGTCGTCCATGCCAGGGGCAGTGTTTTTCGGAGATTATGTAATAGAAGGAAAtagttatggatttgattcgGACGAAGAGGATGGTGGGTTTGATGCAGATGCTGCAGGAAGGAATGCAGGGTTGGGGTTGGGTTTGGATGTGGTTCTTCTATGGCATGCATTTGGGTCCTCCAGACGGATGAGGCAGCATGAGAGGGCATTCCACCAGGCATCAGATGGTAGTGTTGGCATCAGACACACAACTCCTATAGGTGGTTTGAATTCCtctgatgaagatgatgacaaTGAGAGTAacggtgatgatgatggtggcaTGTCATTGGTGAGCCGGCTCCGTCGTCATGGCAGGGTCTTGTTGGGACGCTCTGGGAGGAGACGTAGGCGTAGAGAAGCAAATAGTGAGGAACAGTAG